The Syntrophorhabdaceae bacterium region TTATCGTTACAGTCTATTCTTTGATGTATTCCGTGCCGAAGGTGTTGAGGTAGGCGATCTCTTTTAAGGGCTTACGGGGGCTGAGCTTGGGTGTCTCGCCGGGTGTCTCGTCGAAATAGCCCAGCGGCGTCATCGCGGTGATCGAGAACCCTTCCGGTATCTTCAGGATCTCTTCTACCTTCTTCGCGTCGAAAAGCCCCACGTGGACGGTGCCGAGGCCGAAGTTCCATGCTGCGAGCACGATATGCTCCATGGCTATTCCTGCGTCGAACATGAACCAATCGCCCTTGTCCGTCGCAGCCTGTCCCTTATGGAACCCGGAAAGTTCTCTCTTTGCAGCGACACAGATAAGGACCGGGGCATCGATGATCGCCTGGCGTGCGGGATTGGCGCCGGGAAAGATCTCGGCAGCGAACCTCTCTTTGATCGCCTGGTCTTTCACAACGATGAACCGCCACACCTGCGTGTTTGCCCATGACGGTGAGCGCCTTGCAGCTTCGAGTATCTCGATGATGATCTCTTCGGGAATAGGATCATTCCGGTATTTCCTGATGCTCCTGCGCTCGTGAATGACTTTCAGCATATCCATGCCTTATTATGCGACGGGGACAAATGCTTGTCAAGATTTTATATGGCAAAGAAATATCATCGACAAGATTGCCGCGTCGCTTCGCTCCTCGCAATGACAAGATAGTGGGGGGCCCAATGCTCTCCGCTCTTTGCTCTCAGCTATGATTTACTATGAAACGCGAGCCAGACAGTCTTTTGCGTGTTGTCCGTCCATTCGACCCGGTGTTTCCTGTGAGCCGGGATGAGTACATAATCACCTGGACGCATGACAGCGATCTTTGATCCATCCTCGAAAAGAAGGCCTGCGCTCCCCTGGAGCAGGATCACCCATTCATCGGTTTCCTGGTCAAACCACTCCCCTGGCGGTGTCGCCTGCCCCTCAGAGACGATCCTCTCGATCCTGCAATGCTCATTCTCCAAAAGGGTTTCGATAATCTCTTCAGTCTTTGCATCCGGCAGGAGGTGAAAAAGATTCTCAATCCCCAAGACAGATCCCCATCTCCAGCGCGGTCTGGACCGAATCGGAATCGAGGGAGACCCTCCGTATCTTGCCGATCACATCCGCAAGGGGCACACCCTTCATCTCCGGCGGAACAAGGGCAACCATGACGCCGAACTGTCCGGCCTCGATCATGCGCACCGCTGCCGCGCCGAAGCGGAGCGAAACGAGCCTGTCAAAGGTTGTAGGAGACCCGCCTCTCTGGAGGTGGCCGAGGACGATCGAGCGGGTGTCTTTGCCTGTCTTCTTTGCTATAGCCCTTGCCACGTACTCACCTACTCCACCGAGGACAACATCCTGCCTCCCGACTTCACCGGCGCCTTTTGAGAGCTCAGACC contains the following coding sequences:
- a CDS encoding nitroreductase family protein → MLKVIHERRSIRKYRNDPIPEEIIIEILEAARRSPSWANTQVWRFIVVKDQAIKERFAAEIFPGANPARQAIIDAPVLICVAAKRELSGFHKGQAATDKGDWFMFDAGIAMEHIVLAAWNFGLGTVHVGLFDAKKVEEILKIPEGFSITAMTPLGYFDETPGETPKLSPRKPLKEIAYLNTFGTEYIKE
- a CDS encoding cupin domain-containing protein, whose product is MGIENLFHLLPDAKTEEIIETLLENEHCRIERIVSEGQATPPGEWFDQETDEWVILLQGSAGLLFEDGSKIAVMRPGDYVLIPAHRKHRVEWTDNTQKTVWLAFHSKS
- a CDS encoding 6-phosphofructokinase — protein: ATEAIDRLHSTARSHDRVMVVEVMGRHAGWIALNSGLSGGADVILLPEIPFDIDKVCRHIMDNELHGRHYAIVVAGEGAAPIGGSELSKGAGEVGRQDVVLGGVGEYVARAIAKKTGKDTRSIVLGHLQRGGSPTTFDRLVSLRFGAAAVRMIEAGQFGVMVALVPPEMKGVPLADVIGKIRRVSLDSDSVQTALEMGICLGD